The Juglans microcarpa x Juglans regia isolate MS1-56 chromosome 8S, Jm3101_v1.0, whole genome shotgun sequence genome has a window encoding:
- the LOC121244221 gene encoding uncharacterized protein LOC121244221, whose amino-acid sequence MAELRMALNVTSCDNEEYRRTMEALRRETHENVERIERRIVEGQAPRREMNGQRHDAFVDGVETSVTESMHDSMHEPPRVEVRRGGRVEHGNVAVERWIHGGSHHGSPSLRGRPQDVRYELPRYEEGHEAEHEYEEERPFGQDHRENRRRDHYARHGDRQGRRFGDDFHDERWGNRDNDLGPKRPKVDFPKFTGGGGGDPYEWLDKVDHYFHTYEVPRRERVSTACFYLEGKASKWWRWIRDQYEKDEKRLRWTMFEKEFLLQFGPSPTINHHGQLAKLKQEGKVHHYIEEFRQLQTLVRGWSEEALIGTFVDGLKPWLAKEIKLKQPIRIQEVMRMAEILEESDNMERRFSKDVGNKTSKTLQTKAPWKPKVEMEFSKPKPYEVKKLSREEVQERIKKGLCFKCGDKWSKEHKCKAGQAYVFLVDESNEEGEYDSNEETTSEETDREEAKSNEPIEEAELSLNAISGIPRPTSMKIGLKPCVIEPFEVKVANGNKLKCEALVKEVRMNVQGVRIVADLHVLALVGLDVVIGNAWLKGLGRVIHDYRNMIMEFKLGSKKRVWKALTTNEVKACEANMFEKLCKGGAYGFAIVMAKDESLCNVEKSGSEGDKDELEGLPVEVRDVLESHRGVLEVPSTLPPSRPFDHRIVLVDETKPVNVSPYRYAHFQKGEIERQVDDMLKNGLIRPSTSPFSSPVLLVRKKYGTWRFCTDYRALNEAAVKDRFPIPTVDEMIDELLGATVFSKLDLRAGYHQVRMKSEDIHKTAFRTHSGHFEYLVMPFRLCNAPSTFQAAMNTVFKPLLRKFVLVFFDDILVYSKTKEEHKGHLRIVMEILEEHHFFIKASKCAFMEKELEYLGHYISGEGVK is encoded by the exons ATGGCCGAACTTAGGATGGCCTTGAATGTCACCTCATGTGACAATGAAGAATATAGAAGAACCATGGAAGCCTTGAGGAGAGAAACACACGAGAATGTTGAAAGAATAGAAAGAAGAATTGTTGAAGGTCAAGCTCCACGTCGTGAGATGAATGGACAAAGGCATGATGCTTTTGTAGATGGAGTAGAGACAAGTGTGACCGAATCTATGCATGATTCTATGCATGAACCACCAAGAGTAGAGGTGAGAAGAGGAGGACGGGTAGAGCATGGTAACGTGGCCGTTGAAAGATGGATTCATGGTGGAAGCCACCATGGGAGTCCAAGCTTGAGGGGAAGACCACAAGATGTGAGATACGAGCTACCTAGATATGAAGAGGGCCATGAGGCCGAGCATGAGTATGAAGAAGAGAGGCCATTTGGCCAAGACCACCGCGAGAATAGAAGACGTGACCACTATGCAAGACATGGAGACCGACAAGGGAGAAGGTTTGGTGATGATTTCCATGACGAGAGATGGGGAAACCGGGACAATGACCTGGGACCCAAGAGGCCAAAAGTGGACTTTCCCAAGTTcactggggggggggggggcgaccCCTATGAATGGCTTGACAAGGTTGATCATTATTTCCACACCTACGAAGTTCCAAGGAGGGAGAGAGTCTCCACGGCCTGTTTCTATTTGGAGGGCAAGGCGAGTAAGTGGTGGAGATGGATTAGGGATCAATACgaaaaagatgagaaaagatTGAGATGGACCATGTTTGAGAAAGAGTTCCTATTGCAATTTGGCCCGTCACCCACAATTAACCACCATGGTCAATTGGCTAAATTAAAACAAGAGGGAAAGGTTCACCATTACATAGAAGAATTTCGGCAACTACAAACACTAGTGAGGGGATGGTCCGAAGAGGCACTCATTGGTACATTTGTTGATGGTTTGAAGCCTTGGCTAGCCAAGGAGATCAAATTGAAGCAACCAATACGGATCCAAGAAGTAATGAGGATGGCCGAAATCCTTGAAGAGAGTGATAACATGGAGAGAAGATTCTCCAAGGACGTGGGGAACAAAACCTCAAAAACTTTGCAAACCAAAGCACCTTGGAAGCCGAAGGTGGAGATGGAGTTttctaaacctaaaccctatgAGGTTAAGAAACTCTCTAGAGAAGAAGTCCAAGAAAGAATCAAGAAGGGGCTTTGCTTCAAATGTGGTGACAAATGGAGCAAGGAACACAAGTGTAAGGCCGGCCAAGCATATGTGTTTCTTGTGGATGAATCAAATGAAGAAGGAGAATATGATAGCAATGAAGAGACGACTAGTGAGGAAACGGATCGTGAAGAGGCCAAATCTAATGAACCAATAGAGGAGGCCGAATTGTCCTTGAATGCCATTTCGGGTATTCCTAGACCTACATCCATGAAA ATTGGATTGAAGCCGTGTGTCATTGAACCCTTTGAAGTGAAAGTTGCCAATGGGAACAAGCTTAAATGTGAAGCACTTGTGAAGGAAGTAAGGATGAATGTGCAAGGTGTGAGAATAGTGGCCGATCTTCATGTTCTAGCACTTGTTGGCCTTGATGTAGTGATCGGCAATGCATGGCTTAAGGGTCTTGGAAGGGTCATTCATGATTACCGCAATATGATCATGGAATTCAAACTTGGGTCCAAGAAAAGAGTGTGGAAGGCCTTGACAACGAATGAAGTAAAAGCTTGTGAGGCCAACATGTTTGAGAAGTTGTGCAAAGGAGGGGCTTATGGCTTTGCCATTGTAATGGCCAAGGATGAGTCCTTATGTAATGTGGAAAAGAGTGGAAGTGAAGGCGACAAAGATGAATTAGAGGGGCTGCCCGTGGAGGTGAGAGATGTATTGGAAAGCCATCGGGGAGTTCTAGAGGTGCCTTCCACATTGCCACCATCTAGACCCTTTGATCACCGAATTGTGTTAGTGGATGAAACCAAACCGGTGAATGTATCACCCTATCGATATGCCCATTTCCAAAAAGGGGAGATTGAGAGGCAAGTGGATGACATGTTGAAGAATGGGTTGATAAGGCCAAGCACTAGTCCATTTTCTTCTCCCGTTCTCTTAGTGAGGAAGAAATATGGGACATGGAGGTTTTGTACCGACTATAGGGCTTTGAATGAGGCCGCGGTGAAGGATAGATTTCCTATTCCAACCGTGGATGAGATGATTGATGAATTGCTTGGGGCAACGGTGTTTTCCAAGTTGGACTTGAGGGCGGGCTATCACCAAGTGAGGATGAAAAGTGAAGACATTCACAAGACGGCCTTTAGAACACATTCCGGGCACTTTGAGTATCTTGTGATGCCTTTTAGATTGTGTAATGCTCCATCCACCTTCCAAGCCGCCATGAACACCGTTTTCAAACCACTCTTGAGAAAGTTTGtgttagttttctttgatgacatctTGGTTTACTCCAAGACCAAGGAAGAGCACAAGGGCCATTTGAGGATAGTGATGGAAATTTTGGAGGAGCACCACTTTTTCATTAAGGCTTCCAAATGTGCCTTTATGGAGAAAGAGCTTGAGTATCTTGGTCACTACATTTCGGGTGAAGGAGTAAAATGA